Part of the Rhodococcus sp. OK302 genome is shown below.
ATCGGAGGAACCCGCAATGACTGCCACTGTTGCTGCTCGATTGGCCGAATTGATAGAGCCGCTTGTCGGGGGTGAGCTTCCGGTTCGTCTCACCGCCTGGGACGGTAGCTCTGCAGGGCCGTCAAACGCGCCGAAAGTGACTCTGCGCAACGCGAATGTGTTGCGTCGGCTCCTGTGGAATCCTGGCGAGTTGGGCGCCGCGCAGGCGTATGTTCTGGGAGAGTTGGACGTCGAAGGTGATCTCGGCGACGCGCTTACCCACGTGTGGAAAGTCTCGGCCGAGCGCGGGTTGGGTTCGGTGACAACGACTCCGGCCGTTGTACTCGCGGCAGTCAAGGCTGCGCGTTCGCTGGGGGCATTCGGACGGCCGCTACCGCCGCCGAATTCGCAGGCTCAGGTCAGGGGGCGTCTGCACAGTCTCGCAAGGGATCGGGCTGCGATCGGGCACCATTACGACCTCTCCAATGACTTCTACCAGCTAATTCTCGACGAGAACATGGCCTACTCCTCCGGGTACTGGACGTCGGAGGATCCCGATTACACGCTCGAGGATTCTCAGCGCGACAAACTGGACCTGGTGTGTCGCAAGATCGGCCTCGATCAGTCCCGAGGACGTCGTCTGCTTGACGTTGGCTGCGGTTGGGGTTCCCTGAGCTTGCAAGCTGCCCGTGAATACGGTGCACATGTTGTCGGAGTAACGATTTCGGCGGAGCAGAAGGCTTTCATAGACGCGAAGGTCCGGATGCTCGGACTCGAGGATTGGGTGGAGATCCGTTTGCAGGACTACCGCGAAATTCCCGACGGTCCGTTTGACGCTGTTGCTTCGATCGAGATGGGTGAGCATGTCGGTGAAGACAACTATCCGACTTACGTGAAAGCGCTGCATGACAACGTAATCGAGGGTGGTCGAGTGCTGATTCAGCAAATGTCCCGTACGGGCGCGTATCCCGGCGGCGGGCCTTTCATCGAATCATTCATCGCGCCCGATATGTTCATGCGCCCGCTGGGGCGCACGGTCGCGATGATCGAGGAGGGTGGCCTCGAGGTGCGTGACGTCCAGGGCCTCCGTGAGCACTATGTGCGGACTGTGGACGCATGGATCGACACCTTCGAATCCAACTTCGAGCGGGTTGTCGAACTGGTCGGACTCGAGGTTGCTCGCGTCTGGCGCCTCTATCTTGTGGGCGGCGGTATGGCTTTCCGGGACGGCCGTATGGGCGTTCACCAGATTCTTTCGGTGCGACCGTAATGGGTACGGTTGCGCTCGCGAGTCTGCTGGCGATTGTTGTCACTATGGCGGTGACGGCGGTGATCGGTGTGCGGATCGGCCGCCACAACGTCGTCGACGTGTCCTGGGGTGTTGGCTTTGTGGTGATCGCTGCTGTGTCCGCGGCGGTGGGTACGGGCGATCTGTGGCGTCGACTCTTGATGCTTGCGCTGGTGGGGATGTGGGGATTGCGATTGGCGTCGCACATGGCTGTGCGTTCCCGAGGAAAGGGTGAAGACCCGCGCTACGAGGAACTGCTGGGCAAAGCGAGTGGCAATCGCACTCTCCATGCGATTCGGAAAATCTATGTGACACAAGGTATTTCCTTATGGTTTGTCTCGCTTCCGGTGCAGGTGTCGGCACAGTCGAGTGGCGGGTTCAACGTCATTGTTGTGCTCGGCGTGCTGTTGTGGCTGCTGGGAGTGACATTCGAGGCGGTGGGTGACCGGCAGATGGCGGCCTTCAAATCCGATCCCGGTAGTCGCGGGCACATCATGGATCAGGGACTGTGGGCCTGGACGCGTCATCCGAACTATTTCGGTGACGCGTGCGTGTGGTGGGGGATCTTCCTCGTCGCTGCATCCGCCTGGCCGGGAGTGCTGACAATTCTCTCGCCCGTCGCAATGACGTATTTTCTGGTGTTCGCCACCGGAGCGCGACTCCTCGAAAGGCATATGGCTCAGCGTCCCGGGTATCGGGAGTATCAGGAGCGCACAAGCTACTTCGTTCCGCGACGCCCACGATCCGCACCCGGGGCTTGACTCTCGGCCTAGCTCTCGCCGAATCGGTCGAACAGTGCAAAGGTAGTCGTGTGAGCGTGAGTGAATTGAAACTACCGGCGGCCATCGGTGCGGTGGCCGCCGGCGGCGCGCTCGGGGCGCTGACACGATATGGCCTCGGTGAGCTGTTCCCGCACATCTGGACGACGCTCGTCATCAATGTGGTCGGCTCGTTGATCCTCGGAATCCTTGCCGCACTGTTGGTTCACAACAAGGGGTGGTACGTCTTCCTCGGTACAGGATTTTGTGGCGGCTTCACTACGTTCTCGTCGTTCGCGGTTCATGCGGTGACCGAAAGCCCGATTCGATCGATCCTGTACGTGCTCGGCACGTTGATTCCGGCCATTCTTGCTGCGGCGTTGGGCAAGGAACTCGGTGAGCGGTGGATACGTAATCGTGAAGGGGCAGTGGCATGACCGTTGTCCTCGTAGCTCTCGGCGGAGGTGCCGGTGCCACCGGCCGATACCTCCTTGCGAAATACGTCCCTGCCTACAAGGGATTTCCGGCCGCAACATTCGCGGCTAACGTCCTGGGTTGCTTCCTGCTCGGATTGTTCACCGGCGCAACGCTCTCCACCCCGTTGGCTGCCTTGCTCGCGACGGGCTTTTGTGGCGGTTTGTCCACGTACTCGACCTTTTCGAACGAAAATGTCGGCATGCTCGAGAAGCGTCAGACGGCCCTCTCGTTGGTGTACATCATCGTCAGTCTTGTCGTCGGTCTCAGCGCTGCCTGGTTGGGAATTCAGATCACAGAGTAGAGAATGGGCTTCAGTCGTGTCGGCTTCGTGGCCGACCACCGTGCTTAGGGGGAGTCGTGGCGCACGAACGAGCAGGACAGGTGGCACTGCCACAGGATTTGGTGGATGTACCGCATCTGGTCACTGCCTATTACGTCCGCACGCCGGACCCCGAGAATCCTCTGCAGCAGGTGGTATTCGGGACGTCGGGCCACCGAGGTTCCAGTCTCGACAACGCATTCAACGAAGCCCACATTCTTGCCACGACGCAGGCGATCGTCGAGTATCGAGCGTCGCAGGGCATCGACGGGCCGTTGTTCATCGGACGCGACACCCATGCACTTTCCTTGCCGGCTTGGACATCCGCGTTGGAAGTTCTGGTTGCCAATGACGTAGTGGTGCTTGTTGATTCGCGTGACGGATACACGCCCACGCCCGCTGTCAGCCATGCGATCCTGCGTTACAACTCCACTCGTCCCGAAGCCCGAGCCGACGGAATCGTCGTCACGCCTTCGCACAATCCGCCGCGTGACGGCGGATTCAAATACAACCCTCCGCACGGCGGCCCGGCCGATACCGATGCCACATCCGTGATCGCTGCACGCGCCAATGAACTGATCAGAAACGGACTTTCGGGCGTACGACGCGTCACTGCGAAGCAGGCACACGCCCGCGTCGAGCGATACGATTTTCTGCGTCACTACGTCGACGACCTCCCGTCGGTGCTCGATCTGGCAGCGATCCGCGACGCCGGTATCCGGATCGGCGCAGACCCGTTGGGCGGAGCGAGCGTCGACTACTGGGGCGCAATCGCAGAAACACATCGCCTCGATCTCGAAGTGGTGAATCCGTTGGTCGATCCCACGTGGCGATTCATGACGCTCGACACGGACGGAAAGATCCGCATGGATTGTTCCTCTCCGGACGCCATGGCGTCGTTGATCGGGATCCGCGATCGGTACGACATCGCCACCGGCAACGACGCCGATTCCGATCGCCACGGCATCGTCACACCCGATGGTGGATTGATGAATCCCAATCACTATCTGGCTGTCGCCATCGAGTACCTGTTCGCTCATCGACCGAATTGGGGCGCCGATACCAAGGTCGGCAAGACTCTGGTGAGTTCGTCGATGATCGACCGGGTTGTCGACGGGTTGGGGCGTCAACTCCTCGAAGTTCCGGTCGGCTTCAAGTGGTTCGTGCCGGGTCTGCTCGACGGTTCTGTGGGATTTGGCGGCGAAGAGAGCGCGGGGGCGTCGTTCCTGCGCCACGACGGTTCGGTGTGGACGACGGACAAGGACGGGATCATCCTTGCGCTGCTGGCGTCGGAGATCACAGCGGTAACGGGTAAGACGCCGTCGCAGCATTACACGGCGCTGACCGAGAAGTTCGGCACTCCCGCCTATGCGCGCATCGATGCTCCGGCGACCCGCGAGCAGAAGGCGGTGCTGGCAAAGCTGTCGCCGGATCAGGTCACTGCCACCGAATTGGCGGGTGAGCCGATTACTGCGGCGCTCACGGCAGCTCACGGAAACGGCGCCGCGATCGGCGGTTTGAAAGTCACCACCGAGAATGCGTGGTTTGCCGCGAGACCGTCGGGCACCGAGGACGTCTACAAGATCTACGCCGAGTCGATGAAGGGCGCCGAGCATCTCGCACAGGTGCAGGCGGCGGCCAAGGACCTGGTGTCGAGCGTTCTGAAACCCGGCTAAAATCCTGGGCGACATGAAAACTCGCGCAGCCAGACTGCCACAGGAAATCTGGGTACTGGTTTCCGCCAGCTTCGTCATTGCCCTCGGGTTCGGTGTAGTTGCCCCGGCGCTACCGCAGTTCGCCCGCAGCTTCGACGTATCGGTGACCGCCGCCACCGTCGTCATCTCGTCGTTTGCATTCATGCGTTTGGTGTTTGCGCCGATGAGCGGCACCTTGGTGCAAAAGCTCGGTGAGCGGCCCGTCTACATCACCGGACTTCTGATCGTTGCGTTGTCCACCGGTGCGTGTGCGTTTGCGCAGGATTACTGGCAACTGCTGCTGTTCCGTTCGGCCGGCGGCATCGGTTCGACCATGTTCACGGTCTCCGCGCTGGGGTTGCTCATCCGGATCTCACCGCCGGACAGCCGGGGCAGGGTCTCCGGCCTGTACGCGACGAGTTTCCTGATGGGCTCGATCACGGGTCCGATCTTCGGTGGTGCGCTCCTGCAGTTCGGTCTGCGGATGCCGTTCATCATCTACGCGGTCACGCTTGTCGTCGCCGCTGCGGTGGTGTTTGTCAGCTTGCGCGGCTCGCATCTGGCGTCGCCGGAGAAGGGCGAGGTCGTCACACCGATGACGTTGGCCGAGGGTTTGCGTTCGCCGGTGTATCGGGCGGCGCTGGGCTCGAACCTGGCCTTCGGTGGTGTCATCTTCGGCGTCCGCGTCGCCATGGTTCCGCTCTTCGTGGTGGAGGCACTGGAGCGCGAGGATTCGGTCGCGGCCTACGCGTTGGCGGTCTTCGCCGTCGGAAATGCGTTGGTCTTGACGTTCTCCGGTCGACTATCCGATAAGTACGGGCGCAAGCCGTTTGTCATCGCGGGCTTGCTTGTGTGCGGGTTCGGCACCATCGCGATCGGATTCACCGAAAACTTGGTTGCGTTCTTCGTGATCGCCGCGATTACCGGCGCAGGTTCGGGTTTGATGAGTCCGTCGCAGCAGGCTGCGGTTGCCGACGTTGTCGGTTCGAAGGCTCGCGGAGGCCCGGTTCTGGCGGTGTTCCAGATGATGTCCGACGTCGGCGGGGTTGTTGCTCCGATCTGTGCGGGCCTGCTGGCTCAGAATTTCTCGTACTCCGTGGCGTTCGCCGCGATGGGATCCGTGGTTGTCCTCGCTACGGTGGGCTGGCTTCTGGTGCCGGGGAAGTCAGTGACTGCCAAGGCAGTCAGCTCTGAGCCTGCTCACTAGGTCGCTCTGTAGGCTCGGCTCGTGGCGATTCGCATCGTGAGTCTTGTGGCCCGGTTGGGCTTGGCGGCTGTCTGGTTGATTTCGGGTGGGCTGAAGTTCCTCGATCCCGTGCAGACGAAGATCGCTGTCCGGGCGTACCAACTTCTGCCCGAGAGCCTCGTCGGACCCGTTGCGATGGCATTGCCGTTGATCGAGATCATCCTCGGATTGCTTCTGCTCGTCGGTCTTGCCGTCCGGGCATCGGCCGTTGTCTCCGTGCTGGTACTCGTCGTGTTGATCGGCGTGATCATTTCGGTGTGGGCCCGTGGATTGTCCATCGACTGTGGTTGTTTCGGCGGTGGTGGAGCGGCCGACGTGGGCGCGTGGGATTACCTCAGCGAGATCTTGCGGGACATCGGTTTCTTGGCGCTGGCAGTGTGGTTGTGTGTCTTCCCGCGCTCACCGTTGGCATTGGGACAGGGATCACGTGTGGGTTTCTCAGTTGAAGCTCAGTCTTCAGTGGCAAGGTAGACAAAACTACCGACGCACGAAGGACTGCATCAGCGTGAGCGCCCAGAACAAGAAGTACACCCCGGAACCGGTATCGAGTCGTTCTACCTACATCATCGGCGGGTTGGCGATCGTAGTCATCGCAGCCTTGGTGTTCGGCGGCATCTGGTGGCAGAGCAGCAAGAACAAAGTGCAGAACGAGGGCTACGGCTCGGTGCAGAACTCCGAGGTTGTGGTCACAGTCCAGGACAACGGCGTCGTACTGCTCGGAAAGCCTGATGCGCGTACCACTCTCGACATCTTCGAGGATCCGCTGTGCCCAGCGTGCGCGGCACTCGAGCACCTGAGCGGACAGGCAGTCGCGCAGGCAATCGACAACGGTGACATCGCCGTTCGCTATCACATGCTCAACTTCCTCAACAAGGCATCGAGTAGCGGCGACTACTCCACCCGCGCCGGCGCTGCGTTGATGTGCGTCGCGCAGGACGGCAACGCCATCGCGTACTCACGCTTGCACACGGCACTGTTTTCGCCGGACAACCAGCCGGCCGAGAGCGGAAAGAGTGATCACAGCAACGACGAACTGGCGAGCCTCGCCACCGAGAACGGTGCGTCTCCGGCCGCAGCCACCTGCATCTCCTCGGGAGTGAACGTAGAGGCCGCTGCGGCCAACGCAGCTGCAGCCAGTGAAGCGCTCTCGGCGGCCGGCAGCACTGGCACCCCGACGGTGGTTGCGGACGGCAAGATCGTCAGCACCAAGAACAGCGACTGGGTCTCGCAGTTCACTTCCTGAGGCGATTGCGGCCGCTCTGAAGTGAGAGCGGCCGCACCCTTCTGACCAGCCGATTTGTAGCCCGACGCGCAAGTGGTGTAACTTTCTTCGAGCAAGCGGAAAGCAGAACAGTCGCCTGCAAGATCAACTGAATACGGGGCTATGGCGCAGCTGGTAGCGCACCACACTGGCAGTGTGGGGGTCAGGGGTTCGAGTCCCCTTAGCTCCACCCGAGAAAAAGCTCCTCACTTGCGAACCTTCGCGAGTGAGGAGCTTTTTTGTGTCTCGAGCTTGGTAGTACTCGCCGCAGCAGGCGGTTAAGGGGGACACGCCTGCTGCGGGAGGATTATGTGCGGATTCCCGCGGTCTGTGACGCCAGGGCGCGCTCGACGGCCTCGCCGGCAGCAACTGCGTACGGGGCCCGCAGGATGTCCTCATGGGATCCGAGGATGTCTTCGAAGGTGACACGGCCTGTGGCGACAGCCGACCAGTCAGCGGCGCTCTGACGGTTGTCCTCACCGCGGATGACGGTTACCGCACCGCGGTACGGGCACGGGACGTAGTTTCGAAGCGAGGCGAGTCCGCGGTGATAGAAGAGGTACCACTGCATCGAGGTGTCGAACTGCATGACTCCGGCAAACTGGTATCGGAACCAAATTCCCAGGACTGATTTCCGCGACGTGCGTGCTCGCGCATTGAGAACGGGTTCGGGGCTCGTTGTCTCGGGGCCTTCTTCTTCGCGCACAGCGTCAGGGTTCGGCGCAATCATGTTCTCGCGCAGGTGGGTGTCCAGAATGACAACGTGCTCGACGGTCTCGCCTTCGTCGTGGAGGCGACTGGCGATTTCCAGGGCAACGAAACCGCCGTGCGAGTAGCCGCCGAGGACATAGGGTCCGTGCTGCTGGACCTTCCTGATCTCACGGATATACCGATCAGCCATCTTCGAGATAGTTCGATCGGGGAGGCCGCGCGATTCCATTCCATGCGCTTGCAGGGCGTACACCGGTCGGTTTCCGGACATTGCCTGCGTCATTGCGAGGAAGCTCAGTGCCGGCGCTCCGGCACCGGTGATCAGGAAGAGCGGGGTTCGCGAACCTTCGGTGGTGAGAGGAACCAAGTCGGAAGCCCGACCTTCGTCACGTTTCCTGTTGCAGAGCATGGCGTCGACGAGCGCAGCCAGTTCTCGAATGGTTGTGGCCGTGGCAAATTGGGCTCCGGTGACGGTGACCAGGACCGCTGCCCGAACGGCAGTCAGCATCTCGGCGGCAGCCAGTGAATCGCCGCCGAGCGCGAAGAAATCGTCGTCGCGGTCCAAGCTTTCGAGGCCGATGATCTTGGACCAGATGATGGCAATGCGAAATTCGGTGATGGTTTCCAGCGTCGGTCCGGCCGTCGTGGTGGTGACGGGTGCCGGCGCGGGAAGTGCGGCGCGGTCGATCTTTCCGCGTTCGGTGCGAGGGATAGAAGTCAGCATGATGATGTGGCGGGGCACCATCCAGCCCGGCAGCCGTTGGGAAAGTTCACGTCGAACTTCGGCGGGGGACAAGGTAATTCGATTCGGATTGCTGACGACGTAGGCGCACAGAACCGGGTCGTCGTTCTCGGTTTGCACAATGACGGCAACGTCCACGACGCCGGAGATCGCGCGGAGTGAGGCGTCGACTTCGGTGGGTTCGACGAGATACCCGCGGATCTTCACAGCGTCGTCGAGACGGCCCCTGAGTTGTAGTTCCCCCTGGGTATCGATGCATCCACGGTCGCCCGTCCGGTAGCGGCTGACACCGTCAGCGAGGGCGGTGAAGCGTTGCGATGTCCGCTCAGGATCGCCGTGGTAGCCGTCGGCCAAGTCGCTGGAGATGATGTGGATTTCGCCGACCTCGCCGTCGGGGAGTGGGTTGCCATCGAGGTCGACGATCTGGACGTCTTTCCCGTCGCGAGCACGACCGGCCGGGACGATGCCCGACGGGAATGCCGAACCCGGAGGAAAAGCGTTGTACGCGACCACGCCGGTCTCGGTGGTGGCCATCCAGTTGACGTAGGTGACACCCGAGAATCCGTGATCGCGGTGTTGTTGGTAGTCACGGCCGTGCGCGGCCTCGCCGTACGTGACGACGACGCGCAGAGCGTTATCGGAACTATCGCGCCGATCAGTGGGTTCGGCGGCGGTCCAGGCACGCAGGAAGGAGGGCGCGCAGTGGGCTGTGGTGATTGCGTTCCTGCGGAGCCAGTGGTCCAGGTTGGATGTGCCGTCGACCCGCGGGTCCCAGCAGTACACGGTGACGCCGTTCATCAGTCCCATGATGAGAGCGGTGATGCCGGCGCCGAAGCTGACAGGCAGGAGGTTTCCGATGTGATCGTCCGGACGCAGATCAATTGCAGCGGCGAGTTCGTCGGCCTTGTTGAGACACATCGAGTGGCTGAGCACGACACCTTTGGGAGCGCCGCTGGTACCGGAGGTGAACGCGATCATCGCCGGATCGGAACTGAGGGGCTCGAGTGCATTGCCGAACCGGAATTCGGTGGCTGCAGCTTCCTCGAGAACGGTGTGCAGGGCGACGGCTCCCGAGGTGGCGAGAATGTGTTCGCGTCGGGCGTCGGGTAGTTGCGGATCGATCATGACCAACGGTCGGCCGGAGATCAGGGTTGCGAGTAGGTAGACGACGGCCTGGGCGGTGGGCTCGAGGTCTACTGCGACGGGGCAGCTTCCGTGTGGGCCTCGAATGTCGAGTTCACGGGCGATTGCGTCGGCGCGCACTTCGAGATCGGCGAAGGTAATCTGATCGCGTGGGGTGACTATGGCTACGGTGTCGTGCTGCATCGAGGTGACACGGCGCCACCGGGATTCGATGGTCTCGTCGATGACGGCGTATCTCGTACGCTCGAGTCCCAAATCGACAACGTTCATGTCTGAAGCTCCGTTCCAGCTATCAGTTACCGTAGAGCAAATACTACAGAAGGTTTGCTACAAAGGTCTATAACAAACCAAAAGTAGTTTTCCATACCGGCCCATCCGTGCGGTAGTCCGCTCCGAATGCCCTGTAGGAAGTCGAGCTGGAGCAGTGCTCGGCCAGAGCTGTGTGGTGAACAGGAGTGGGACATGAAACTGTCGGGGCGAAGTGTAATCATGCTGTTCGGAGCGTGTGCGTCTCTGGCGCTGCTGCCCGGTACGGCGCGGGCGGTGCCGATCTGGGAGCCGCTACAACCGGTGCAATCGCTGGACGTGGAGCGTTACGTGGGCGATTGGTACCAATTGGCTGCTGTGCCGCAGCCGTTCAACCTGATGTGCGCAAAAGATACGCAGGCTCGATACGAGGTGCTTGATGCGTCGAATGTGAGCGTTCGGAACACATGTACAACGTGGGCCGGGCAGCAGAGCGGCATCGCCGGTAATGCTCGAGTTATCGATTTGGTAACGAATGCCCAGTTGCATGTGAGCTTTCCGAGCGTTCCCACACAAGACGGTCTGGACGGGCCACCCAATTACATCGTCACCTACATAGCCGACGACTATTCCTGGGCACTCGTGGGCGATCCGCTTCGACTTTCGGGTTTCGTGCTTTCACGGTCACCGGTCGTCGATGCTGCACGATGGAATGAGATCCGCCGAGTGGCCGAGACTCACGGATACAACGCCTGCACCATCCTGACGTCGCCGACTACGGAGGGGATGAAGGATATTCGACCGCTCTGTGTCCAATAGGTTGGCCCACTCTGCTCCCGATAGAGTGGCCTCGTGAAGAAACAGATTCCCGTGATCGTGGTCGCCGGATTTCTGGGCTCGGGCAAGACGACACTGCTCAATCACCTGCTCCGCAACAACAACGGCGTCCGCATCGGTGTGATCGTCAACGATTTCGGGGCAGTCAACATCGATTCGATGATGGTTGCCGGTCAGGTCGACTCGATGGTCTCCCTCAGCAACGGGTGCATGTGCTGCGCCGTCGACGTCTCCGATATGGACGAGATGCTCGACAAGTTGGCGCACCGCCAGTCCGAGATCGATGTCATCGTCATCGAAGCCAGCGGACTTGCCGAGCCGCGCAACATGATTCGACTGGTACTCGGCAGTGAGAATCCTCGTGTTGCCTACGGCGGACTGGTGGTTGTTGTCGACGGGGCAAATTTCCGCTCGACGCGCCGCGACCATCCGGAACTGGATCAGCACGTCGCCCTGGCGGATTTGTTGGTCGTCAACAAGATCGACTGCATCGGCGACGAGGATCGCACGGAGTTCACCGCGGTGATTCGTGGTCTTAACCCGAGAGCGCCTATCGCGGAGGCGACGCAGTCGAGGATCGATCCCGGACTGTTGTTCGACGCCGGCGCACCGTCTGCTCCGCGTCCGGGTGAGCAACTCAGCCTCGAGGAGTTGATGCGGGAGGATCACGACTCCTGCGGGCACGATCACGTGCATACACGATACGAGGCAGTCGATTTTGTTTCCGCCGCACCGCTCGACGCCAAGGCGGTCACCCGGTTTCTCGAGAATCAACCGGCAGGTGTCTACCGCATCAAGGGATACCTGAACTTCGAGATTCCTGGGTACACAGGCAAATTCGAGGTTCAGACGGTGGGGGATCATGTGCGGATCACGCCGCTGCGCTGGAAGGCCGGTGAACCCCGAACAACGCAGTTGGTTGTGATCGGCACCGGTATGGACAGTGCGGCCGTAGACGAGGCCCTACGCGAGTGTGTTCGAGGCGTCGGCGTCGAACCCCACCCGGACGCCATGTTGGGATTACATCGCTATACCGTCGGAGCGTGAGTGAATCAGCTGTATCTGTATACGAAGCGATCCGGCGCCGACGTGATGTGCGCGCAGAGTTCTCAGGCGAGGTAATTCCGGACGACGTCTTGATGCGCATCCTCGACGCGGCTCACCGGGCACCGAGCGTCGGGAACACGCAACCCTGGGATTTTGTCGTCGTCC
Proteins encoded:
- a CDS encoding CobW family GTP-binding protein — protein: MKKQIPVIVVAGFLGSGKTTLLNHLLRNNNGVRIGVIVNDFGAVNIDSMMVAGQVDSMVSLSNGCMCCAVDVSDMDEMLDKLAHRQSEIDVIVIEASGLAEPRNMIRLVLGSENPRVAYGGLVVVVDGANFRSTRRDHPELDQHVALADLLVVNKIDCIGDEDRTEFTAVIRGLNPRAPIAEATQSRIDPGLLFDAGAPSAPRPGEQLSLEELMREDHDSCGHDHVHTRYEAVDFVSAAPLDAKAVTRFLENQPAGVYRIKGYLNFEIPGYTGKFEVQTVGDHVRITPLRWKAGEPRTTQLVVIGTGMDSAAVDEALRECVRGVGVEPHPDAMLGLHRYTVGA